A region from the Pelobates fuscus isolate aPelFus1 chromosome 1, aPelFus1.pri, whole genome shotgun sequence genome encodes:
- the FZD9 gene encoding frizzled-9, translating into MRMIRVCCFFTLSFLWQLLALARTLEMGLYDVERGREAKCEPIQIPMCQGIGYNMTRMPNYVGHESQAEAGVKLQEFAPLVEYGCHVHLRFFLCSLYAPMCTEQVSSSIPACKPMCESARLKCAPIMERFNFGWPESLDCSRLPSKNDPNALCMEAPENATGSDPPNNGQGMLPVAPRPPRPSGAGIGVPSRCANPDKFLYVERSGVCAPRCNPGVDVYWSSGDKDFALVWMAAWSGLCFISTAFTVLTFLLHPQRFQYPERPIIFLSMCYNVYSTAFLIRAAAGAPSIACDREGGAPYLIREGLESSGCTLVFLILYYFGMASSLWWVVLTLTWFLAASKKWGHEAIESHGSYFHLAAWGVPAVKTIIILTMRKVGGDELTGLCYVGGSDPSALTGFVLVPLSCYLVTGTSFLLTGFVALFHIRRVMKTGGTNTEKLEKLMVKIGVFSILYTVPATCIIVCCFYERLNLAHWESRAREETCRTTTVSGRPDCTLPRSIPSVAVFMLKIFMSLAVGITSGVWVWSSKTLQAWQGILCQRRLGVVGARTQGKPRGVVPCSLGSCPYKSPPLTLQVAKSGPFMDTPTHV; encoded by the coding sequence ATGAGAATGATCCGTGTCTGCTGTTTTTTTACGCTTTCATTTCTGTGGCAGCTGCTGGCATTAGCCCGGACGCTGGAGATGGGTCTCTACGACgtggagagggggagggaagccAAGTGTGAGCCCATTCAGATTCCCATGTGCCAGGGCATTGGCTACAACATGACCAGAATGCCCAATTATGTAGGCCATGAGTCCCAGGCAGAGGCAGGGGTGAAGCTGCAAGAGTTCGCCCCTCTTGTTGAGTATGGGTGTCACGTACACCTCCGTTTCTTCCTCTGCTCTCTCTATGCCCCCATGTGCACAGAGCAGGTGTCATCTTCAATCCCAGCTTGTAAACCCATGTGTGAATCTGCCAGGCTTAAGTGTGCCCCCATAATGGAACGCTTCAACTTTGGGTGGCCTGAGTCACTGGACTGCTCCCGGCTTCCCAGCAAAAATGACCCTAATGCCCTCTGCATGGAAGCACCTGAGAATGCCACAGGTAGTGACCCACCAAATAATGGACAAGGTATGCTCCCTGTGGCTCCACGTCCTCCACGTCCATCAGGTGCTGGGATTGGCGTTCCCAGCCGGTGTgctaaccccgacaagttcctctATGTGGAGAGGAGTGGAGTTTGTGCCCCAAGGTGCAATCCTGGTGTGGATGTCTATTGGTCATCAGGTGACAAAGATTTTGCTCTTGTATGGATGGCAGCCTGGTCTGGCCTATGCTTCATCTCAACTGCCTTCACAGTGCTGACTTTCCTTCTACATCCCCAGCGGTTTCAGTATCCTGAGAGGCCCATCATCTTTCTCAGCATGTGCTACAATGTCTATTCCACTGCATTCCTCATCCGTGCTGCTGCTGGCGCCCCCAGCATAGCCTGCGACCGTGAAGGGGGAGCTCCCTACCTAATCAGAGAAGGCCTTGAGAGCAGTGGTTGTACTCTGGTTTTCCTAATCCTTTATTATTTTGGCATGGCCAGTTCTCTTTGGTGGGTTGTGCTGACTCTCACCTGGTTCCTTGCAGCCAGCAAAAAATGGGGTCATGAGGCCATTGAATCACATGGTAGCTACTTCCACCTGGCTGCTTGGGGAGTTCCAGCTGTAAAAACCATAATTATTCTCACTATGCGGAAAGTAGGGGGAGATGAGCTGACTGGACTCTGCTATGTTGGTGGGTCTGATCCAAGTGCCCTTACTGGCTTTGTCCTAGTGCCACTGTCCTGTTACTTGGTTACAGGCACATCATTCCTCCTGACTGGCTTTGTTGCCCTCTTCCACATCCGACGAGTAATGAAGACTGGGGGTACCAACACAGAGAAACTGGAAAAGCTTATGGTTAAGATTGGGGTATTCTCTATCCTCTATACAGTCCCTGCTACCTGCATCATTGTCTGTTGCTTCTATGAGCGCCTCAACTTAGCTCACTGGGAATCCAGGGCTCGTGAGGAAACCTGTAGGACAACGACTGTAAGTGGCAGACCGGACTGTACCTTACCCCGGTCCATTCCCAGTGTAGCAGTCTTCATGCTTAAGATTTTCATGTCATTGGCGGTGGGCATTACCAGCGGGGTATGGGTATGGAGCTCTAAGACTCTGCAAGCCTGGCAAGGCATATTGTGTCAACGGCGGCTTGGAGTAGTAGGTGCAAGGACTCAAGGGAAGCCTCGTGGTGTGGTTCCCTGTAGCTTGGGGAGCTGTCCTTACAAATCGCCCCCACTGACTCTACAAGTTGCCAAGTCTGGCCCCTTTATGGACACCCCAACACATGTATGA